In Thermoanaerobacterium xylanolyticum LX-11, the genomic window GGAAAGAATTAAAGATTTGGTTATGAAGTTGGGAATGGAAGAGAAAGCAATCATCGTGAAATCAGCTTCTTCTAAGATGGATCAGTTTGATCATCTTATAGAACCTTTTAGATCTGTAAGGTATAAATTTCAATTGAGATTAAGTGAAGCTGCGTGGCATCAACTGTTAAGGCACAGAATGATTAATTTTAATGCTTATAAGCCGACTATAGAGAATGGGTATACAGTACCTCCAAATATTGAAAAAGCTGGGTGTACAGATGTATTAAAGAGAGCGATTGATGAAGCTGAAAAATTATATTTGGAGCTACATGAAAAATTACCAGAAACAAGCTCATATGTGGTTACGAATGCCCATAAGCGGATTGTTTTAATGGATACAGATTTGTGGGCTTTTGATCACTATGCCAATTTAAGGTGTACGCCTGAGGCTCAATGGGATATAAGGAATATTTCATTTAAAATGCTTGATTTGATAAAAGAATCGACACCGGAAGTGGCAGAATTTCTGGCGCGAAGAAAACAGTCGTGAGGTGATTAAATGGAGACTGAATACAAAGCAATTAGTTTGCCTAAGTTAAATAATCTAAAACCTTCTTTGGAATCGACGGCTTTGAAACTTATGGAGGAAGCAGGAGAGCTGGCACAAGCTATAGGTAAATTTAGGGGTCTTAATGGGGAAAGCGTAAAAATGTCAAACAAGGATGTGGCTGAGAAAATATCTGAAGAGCTTTTGGATGTGGCACAAGTGGCAGTATCGATGATGTTTGTTTTAGAGGACCAGTACAACATAAGCATTGATGAGAAGCTAAAAGAACATATTGAAAAATTGAAGAAAAAAGGTTATATAAAATAATATTATACGGCAATGCCGTATATTTTTTTTTCATGTGCACATATTAAATTTGAACGATCATGAAAGGAGGAATTAAGTTGCAACAAATTTCCAGCAAAGAATTGATGTACATTGATGACGTGCTTTCACTTCAAGAACACATGATTAAATGCTTAAATGACAGTGCTTCAAGGCTTAAAGATCAACAGTTAAAGGCAATGTGTCAAAATTTAGCAGATAGGTGTCAAAACAGTTTTAACTCTATAGTGAAAAATTTAGGATAGGAGGGATACATATGATGGGTAGTACAGGAATGACGGATAAGGATATAATGATGGGCGTCTTAGGAGATTACAAACTTGCCATAGAGGTCCTTTCACATGCTGCAACAGAAGCAGCCAATGAAAGCCTCAAAAAGGATTTTATCAATGCATTAAATTCTACGTTCGAAGAACAAAAACAAGTTTGGAATGCCATAAGTCAGAGGGGTTGGTATTCAGTAAAACCGGCACAGATGCAAGACATACAAGAAGCAAAAAATAAATTTAGACAACCAGCAGGCGTTATGTAAAAAGAAAAAAATGTGGTACAATAATGGAAGTAGTGAAATACTACTTCCATTATTGTATTGTTTAAAGGAGTGATTATTGTATGTACGATTTGATTATACTGGGTGGCGGCCCAGCGGGACTTGCGGCAGGTCTCTATGCTTGCAGATCTAAATTAGATACTGTAATGATAGAGCAAATGTATGTGGGAGGACAGATAGTGACCACATACGAAATAGAGAATTACCCGGGATTTGACGGTATTAGCGGCCCTGATCTTATAAACAAAATGGAATCTCAAGCTAAAAGGTATGGGCTGCAGATTTACAATGAGGAGGTTGTGGGGTTAGACATCACAGGCAACGTAAAAAAAGTCACCACCAACAAGAAGACTTATGAGGCGAAAGCAATAATAATAGCTACAGGTGCTACACCTAAAGAGTTAGGATTTGATAAAGAGAGAAAATTCAGAGGCTCAGGTGTTTCATATTGTGCTACGTGTGATGGGGCATTTTATAAGGATCAAGTAGTTGCTGTTGTAGGCGGTGGCGATACTGCAATGGAAGACTCAAACTACCTTACGAAATTTGCTAAGAAGGTATATGTAATTCATAGGAGAGATAAATTAAGGGCTTCTAAAACCCTTCAAGATAGAGCTTTTGCAAATCCTAAGATAGAGTTTATCTGGGACACTGTTGTGAAGGATATACAAGGAGAATATGGTGTTGAAGGATTAGTCTTAAAAAATGTGAAGACGAATGAAGAAACCACATTAAAAGTTGATGGTGTATTTATTGCCATAGGATTAAGCCCAAATTCGGAATTAGTAAAAGGCATCGTCGATACAGATGAGTATGGTTACATAATAACCGATGAAGACATGAAGACAAATGTTCCGGGTGTTTTTGCTGCGGGAGATGTTAGGAAAAAGACATTGAGGCAGGTAGTGACAGCAACGGCAGATGGTGCTATTGCTGCTTATGTAGCTGAAAAGTATATAGATAGCCTTTAAAAAAAGACCATCCATTAATGGATGGCCTTTTCTATTCCTGATTTTCATCTTCTTTTTTATCGTCTTTCTTTTCATTTTCTTTGGTTTCATCGTCATCGCTTTGTGTTTTAGTGTCATTGCTGATTTCAGACTCTTTCAAGGTAGGTATTATTATTCTCTGTCCAGGGTATATGAGGGAAGGATTTTGAATGTCAGGGTTAGCTCTTAATATTGCATCGACTGTAGTATTGAATCTTGCAGCAATATTGTAAAGTGTATCGCCAGGTTTTACCACGTACACCATTCTGCCTTCTTTATGATGTTCAAACGGTGGATTATAAGGCATAGTAGGAGATGTTTTTGGTGGACACGGTATGACGACAGTCTGACCTGGATAAATCATGTTTGGGTCCATAAAATAGTTGGCTCTTAATATCTCATCAAGAGGAACGCCGAATTTGTTTGCTATGCTCCATAATGTATCGCCAGGCTGAACGATGTAATTTGTTGGACATGGCATATTGTACATTAGCGCTGCCGGTATGTTGTGTATTTCACCGAATGATCCTGTATAAGTGTTATGAGCATAAGACATTTCAGGTGCTGACTGCATAGGAATATTTCCGCCTGGTATAAAAAGCATTTGTCCTGGATAAATTGTGTATGGGTAAAGTATGTTATTTACATAAATGATCGATTCATAAGGGATGCCAAATTTTTGGCCTATTAGGTAAATTGTATCGCCAGGCATGACTGTATAATAGACTCCAGTAACTGGCACTATTAATGTTTGGCCAGGATATATAAGCGATGGATTGATGATGTTGTTTCTCGAAATAATGGCTTCCACAGAAGTATTAAACTTTTTTGCAATTGAGAATAAAGTATCTCCGGACTTTACGACATACGTAAATTCCAATGTAACCATATTTATACTCCTCCTTTCCATATTCATAATATGTATTTTGAAGTTTATGGTGACATAGTTGCGTCTATATTTGAATATTTTATATTGTGGCTTTTTAATAAAAGTGGAGGAGAAATTCAGATGAAACGGTATAGATATTTTTTCTTTATCGTCATAGCTTTAATGTTTATTGCTCTATTGAGTTTTTTAAGCAAAACTGTTGAGACAGTAAATCAAATTCCTTTGATGAATAAGATCGTTATAATCGATGCTGGTCACGGAGGAAGTGATCCGGGTAAGCCCGGCAAATATGGAGAAAACGAGGATAAATTAAATCTTAAAATAGCGTTAAAGCTTAAAGACTTAATAGAGGAAAGCGGTGGAATAGCACTTATGACGAGAGAAGATGACACATTGTCAGATAAAGACATAATGAAGGATTTAAAAAATAGAGTACATGCTGGCAATGATGTAAAAGGCGATATTATGTTAAGCATTCACCTAAATAGTTTTCCTGATCCAAGGTATAAAGGGGCACAGGTTTTTTATCAAAAAGATTCAAAGGAAGGCAAACTTTTAGCAGAAATAATCCAAGATGAGCTTAGAAAGACGTTAGATCCCAACAATGACCGAATGGCCAAAGAGACAAGTACATTCTATATTTTGAGGCATGCAAAAATGCCTGCTGTGATAATAGAGTGTGGCTTCATGTCCAACCCTGAGGAAGAGAGGCTTTTAAATGATGAAAACTATCAATATAAGATAGCGTGGGCCATATACAAAGGTGTAAATAGGTATTTTAAAGAAAAATCTTGAGTCCTTGTTTAAGGGATCTTTTTTTTGTATACTTAAAGTAAAGAAATCATACAAATTGGGCAAAATATTTGTGTATAACATTTATTTGAAACGATGGAGGAATTATGGAGATCATAAATAAAATTATTGATAACGTAAATAAAGTTATAGTGGGCAAAGCCGAAGAAGTAAAGCTTGTCCTTACAGCGCTTTTATCTGGTGGACATGTTCTTATAGAGGATGTTCCTGGAGTTGGAAAGACATCATTAGTAAAGGCATTGGCTAAATCCATAAGTGCAGATTTTAAGAGGATTCAATTTACGCCGGATTTATTGCCGTCAGATGTCATTGGAGTTTCCATATATAATCCTGAAAAAGGTGTCTTTGAATTTAAACAAGGTCCTATAATGAGCCAAATTCTTTTGGCAGACGAAATAAATAGAACATCTCCTAAGACACAATCAAGTCTTTTAGAAGCTATGGAAGAAAGGCAGATTACTGTTGACGGAAATACTTATCATTTGCCTCGGCCATTTATGGTAATTGCCACGCAAAATCCGATTGAATACGATGGAACATACAGATTACCTGAAGCGCAGTTAGACAGATTTATGATTAGAATAAGCTTAGGGTATCCAGATGTGAAGCATGAAATAAACATGCTTAAGATGTTTGAAGTTTTAGATCCACTGGAAGATTTAAAATCAGTAGTATCAATTAGAGAGATTTTGAAGATGCAAGATGAAGTAAAATCTGTATATGTTGATGACAACATATTGATTTATATTATAGACATAGTAAATAAGACGAGAAATTCAGATATGGTTCTTTTAGGTGCAAGTCCAAGAGCGGCTTTAAATTTGATGAAGGCAGCCCAAGCAAAGGCGTTTATAGAAGGGCGCACTTACGTATTGCCTGATGATGTAAAATATTTATGTGTGCCAGTTTTGTCTCACAGGATAATATTAAAAAATGAGATGAGATTTAATAAAGTAGATGAAAAAAGCGTCATAAAAGACATTTTGAATACGGTAAAAGTTCCGGTGGTAAGAAAGTATGCGTAACTTCATTTTATTATTGTCATTTACCATTGTTTCTTTTCTTTTTGCGGTTTTTACCAGCGGTGAAATATTGTATTATATTTCCTTTGTAAATGTGGCTTTATTGTCGCTAAGTTTTTTATATGCCGCAATAGGCATTTTATCTGTATCAATAGAAATTTATATTGACAGCACCGAAATCTATGTTGACGATAAGGTCAAGTACAGCATAAAGATTAAAAACAAATTGTTTTTGCCACTGGCATTTGTGTCAATTGACGAAAATAATAAAAACTTTTTTCCTATTGCGACAAATTTGAATCCATTTCAGAAAAAAGTTATTAAAAGAAACGTTTTGTTTAAAAAAAGAGGGATATATACTGTTGGCCCGATTACAGTAAAGATAAAGGATCCTTTCAGCATATTTCAAATGAAGAAGACGGTCAATAGACGATATAATATAGTGGTGTATCCTAAGGTATACGATATTGCTTTTGATTTGCCCTTAGCTTTAGACATAGGTGGATTCGCAAGTCGTGCCAAGCAGTTTGAAGATTACACAAATTTGGCGAATTTAAGAGAATATGTGGACGGAGATAGTCTTAAAAAGGTTCATTGGCGGATATCAGCAAAGTTGCAAAAATTATATGTAAAAGAGTACCAGCATACGGCTTTAAGTGAAGTTGTTGTGTTGTGGGATTTGTACAAGAATCATTATAAAGCAGATGACGGGACTATAGATGAGATGACGGCAGAGTGTGTGCTTTCACTAGTAAAATATTGTCTTACAAATGGGATCCCTGTACGGCTTATTGATTACGATACGAATAGGTCGTTAGCACAGTGTAGCAGAGTAAAGGATTTTAGTATAATTAAACTTTTGACTTTAAAGTTGTTTCCTATTTATGAAATGGATTTTGGCAAAAAATTGTTTGAGTACGTAAGTGGCCTTCCACGAGATTCTACGATGGCTGTTGTTACTCCATCCGTTGATGAAACATTATTGAAAGTTTTGGCTCAAGTCAATATTAATCAAAACATTGCAATCTTTTATACCAATAAAGATAGATTGGATGAAAAAACGAAAAACAGACTGGAAAATTTAGGGATAAAAATAACATCTTGGAGAGATATGTATGAAGGTGTACACATGGAAGTTCAATATAATTGAGTATATTATGACGTCTTTATTGACAGTAATTCTGTCTCTCTCGGTATTTGTCGGCTTGAATTTTAAAGTAGACATTGTAGAAGTGACTTCTTTGACTTTGGTGTTTGTAGCGCTTTCGACTATTTTCTTAAAGAGACCTCAGCTTGTAGTCACTTTTTTGTCAACTTTCATATTAGTTGATTTGTATTATTTTTACATGAGAAAAGATGTGCTTACAAAAGTCGTATTAGAAATTGATAAATACGTCAATTGGCTTTATATATACATGAGTGAGCCAAACTGGCCTGAAGGATTTAGTCGGTTGACAAACAAATACTTTTTTACAACAGTCTTGTTGAGTGTTTTTTTGATTTCGCTTGTTATTACTTTTTTAAACAGGATTTTAAAAAGTTATTTCTTGACTATGCTGTTTGGCATACTTGTATTAGTTTTTCAGTGGTACAATTACGTAGACAAAGCATATGCTTTTTTAGTATTCTATGTAGCAGCAAGTTTTATAA contains:
- a CDS encoding MazG-like family protein, with translation METEYKAISLPKLNNLKPSLESTALKLMEEAGELAQAIGKFRGLNGESVKMSNKDVAEKISEELLDVAQVAVSMMFVLEDQYNISIDEKLKEHIEKLKKKGYIK
- a CDS encoding spore coat protein, whose amino-acid sequence is MMGSTGMTDKDIMMGVLGDYKLAIEVLSHAATEAANESLKKDFINALNSTFEEQKQVWNAISQRGWYSVKPAQMQDIQEAKNKFRQPAGVM
- the trxB gene encoding thioredoxin-disulfide reductase, which gives rise to MYDLIILGGGPAGLAAGLYACRSKLDTVMIEQMYVGGQIVTTYEIENYPGFDGISGPDLINKMESQAKRYGLQIYNEEVVGLDITGNVKKVTTNKKTYEAKAIIIATGATPKELGFDKERKFRGSGVSYCATCDGAFYKDQVVAVVGGGDTAMEDSNYLTKFAKKVYVIHRRDKLRASKTLQDRAFANPKIEFIWDTVVKDIQGEYGVEGLVLKNVKTNEETTLKVDGVFIAIGLSPNSELVKGIVDTDEYGYIITDEDMKTNVPGVFAAGDVRKKTLRQVVTATADGAIAAYVAEKYIDSL
- a CDS encoding LysM peptidoglycan-binding domain-containing protein, with product MVTLEFTYVVKSGDTLFSIAKKFNTSVEAIISRNNIINPSLIYPGQTLIVPVTGVYYTVMPGDTIYLIGQKFGIPYESIIYVNNILYPYTIYPGQMLFIPGGNIPMQSAPEMSYAHNTYTGSFGEIHNIPAALMYNMPCPTNYIVQPGDTLWSIANKFGVPLDEILRANYFMDPNMIYPGQTVVIPCPPKTSPTMPYNPPFEHHKEGRMVYVVKPGDTLYNIAARFNTTVDAILRANPDIQNPSLIYPGQRIIIPTLKESEISNDTKTQSDDDETKENEKKDDKKEDENQE
- the cwlD gene encoding N-acetylmuramoyl-L-alanine amidase CwlD, giving the protein MKRYRYFFFIVIALMFIALLSFLSKTVETVNQIPLMNKIVIIDAGHGGSDPGKPGKYGENEDKLNLKIALKLKDLIEESGGIALMTREDDTLSDKDIMKDLKNRVHAGNDVKGDIMLSIHLNSFPDPRYKGAQVFYQKDSKEGKLLAEIIQDELRKTLDPNNDRMAKETSTFYILRHAKMPAVIIECGFMSNPEEERLLNDENYQYKIAWAIYKGVNRYFKEKS
- a CDS encoding AAA family ATPase, whose protein sequence is MEIINKIIDNVNKVIVGKAEEVKLVLTALLSGGHVLIEDVPGVGKTSLVKALAKSISADFKRIQFTPDLLPSDVIGVSIYNPEKGVFEFKQGPIMSQILLADEINRTSPKTQSSLLEAMEERQITVDGNTYHLPRPFMVIATQNPIEYDGTYRLPEAQLDRFMIRISLGYPDVKHEINMLKMFEVLDPLEDLKSVVSIREILKMQDEVKSVYVDDNILIYIIDIVNKTRNSDMVLLGASPRAALNLMKAAQAKAFIEGRTYVLPDDVKYLCVPVLSHRIILKNEMRFNKVDEKSVIKDILNTVKVPVVRKYA
- a CDS encoding DUF58 domain-containing protein; amino-acid sequence: MRNFILLLSFTIVSFLFAVFTSGEILYYISFVNVALLSLSFLYAAIGILSVSIEIYIDSTEIYVDDKVKYSIKIKNKLFLPLAFVSIDENNKNFFPIATNLNPFQKKVIKRNVLFKKRGIYTVGPITVKIKDPFSIFQMKKTVNRRYNIVVYPKVYDIAFDLPLALDIGGFASRAKQFEDYTNLANLREYVDGDSLKKVHWRISAKLQKLYVKEYQHTALSEVVVLWDLYKNHYKADDGTIDEMTAECVLSLVKYCLTNGIPVRLIDYDTNRSLAQCSRVKDFSIIKLLTLKLFPIYEMDFGKKLFEYVSGLPRDSTMAVVTPSVDETLLKVLAQVNINQNIAIFYTNKDRLDEKTKNRLENLGIKITSWRDMYEGVHMEVQYN